From the Haladaptatus sp. DJG-WS-42 genome, the window TGGCAGCTCATCGAGGAAATCACGAATCTTGTCGAGGAACTCCTCGCGTGGCTCTGGGAGGTCCCACGCCACGCCGCCGAGGCGGAAGTAGTTGAACATCAGCCGCTGACCGGTGAGGTCTTCTAAGATGTTCTGGACGATTTCACGGTCACGGAACGCGTACTGGAAGATGGCCGTGAAGTCGCCGTACACGTCGAGTGCGAACGTCCCGAGCGCGAGCATGTGGGAGGCGATGCGACAGAGTTCTGCGCTCATCGTCCGGATGACTTGCGCGTACTCTGGCACGTCTAAGTCAGCTAAATCCTCTGCGGCGCGCGCGTAGGCCCACTCGTTTAAGAGCCCTGCAGAAATGTAGTCCCAGCGGTCTGGGTACGGCATAATCTGGTGGCGGTAGGTGCCGTTCTGGCAGAGCTGCTCCTCACAGCGGTGGAGGTAGCCAATGTCGGGTTCGACGTCTGCGACCTGTTCGCCGTCGAGGACGGTTTTCAGGTGGAGCACACCGTGGGTTGCCGGGTGGTGTGGCCCGATGTTGAGGAACATCGTGTCCGACTCGCCGTCTGCGTTGTCCGGTTCGAGCGGATTTTTGTGTTTGTCGAGGGTGACAATCTGCGGCTTTTCCTGGTTGTAGTCGAGCCCAAGTGGGTGGCCTTGCCAGGTCTCAGGGAGAAGAATACGCCGCATATCCGGGTGATTCTCGTAGTTGATGCCGACGAGGTCGTACGCCTCGCGCTCGTGCCAGTCAATCGTGCGAAATGCCTTGCTTCCGGACTGACTTACGGGATTGTCTCGGGCCGTCGGGACGACGACGCCGACTTCCTGCATCGGTGCGTCGTACTTCCGGAGGTGGTAGATGCTCTCGAAGCGGTCTTCGTACTCTTGTGCGGTGACACACGAACAGTGGTCGAAGCCTGCTTCCACGCGGAGCGTCTGGAGCGTCTCCTCGACGGCGTCCGGGCGGACGACGAAGGCGGTCGCATTCAGATGCTCTTCGCGTCGGAGCACCTTCTCGCCGAGCAACGCTTCGAGCGCGTCGTAATCGACGTCGCCGCCGGGCAGTTCACCAACGTCTGGGGTTGGTTCCTCCAAACTCATGGTGAATCGGCCCAGTTGTAGCGCATGACGAGTTGGTCTTCGTCGATTTGTTCTGAAAGCTTGTCTACGATTTCGTCACGCTCTAAGTCGCCGAACTGTTCGAGTTCGTACGGTTTGACTGTGACCGGGCTGGTCTCGCCGTTTGCGATGCGCTCTTGGAGCTTTGCAATGCCGTAGATGAGCGCTTCTGGACGCGGTGGGCAACCGGGGACGTGGATGTCCACCGGGATGACCTCTTCTGCGCCCTTGATGACGTTGTAGCCATCTTGGAACGGTCCACCGGAGATGGTGCACGACCCCATGCCGACGACGAACTTCGGTTCTGGCATCTGGTCGTAGACACGCTTCATCCGGGGAGCGAACTTCGAGACGATGGTGCCGGGGACGATAATCACGTCCGCCTGACGCGGCGACGCACGCGGCACACCCGCACCGAAGCGGTCAAGGTCGTGCTTGATTGCGTACGTGTGCATCATCTCGATGCTGCAGCAAGCGATACCGAACTGCAGCATGAACATCGAAGAGCCCCGCACCCAGTTCATGAACTTGTCGAACTTGGTGAGGATGAACGGGGTCGACCCGAACGCTTCACGAAGGGTAGAATTGAAGCGAGCGTCAACGCCGTCGCCCATGCGGGCCTCCTGGGTTGTTTGCATCTCTGTACCTGTCGCCGTGTTCTGTGGCTGATTACTCATTAGTGGTCCACCCGCGATTGTTCAGCCCGTGGGCTTTTGACCCACTGCACTGCGCCCTTGCGCCACGCCCACGCGAGGCCGACGACGAGGACCCCGATGAAGACAAGCATCGGCGCGAGCGCTTTTGCCAACCCGGCGTTGGCGACGGCGTCGCGGTAGATGACCGTCCAAGGGAAGATGAGGACAGTCTCGATGTCGAAAACGACGAACAGCAACGCAACCATGTAGTACTGTATGTTAAACCGGATGCGTGTGTTCCCCGTCGGGATCTCGCCGCTCTCGTAGACGGCGCGTTTTCCTTGCTCAGGCACACTGGGGCGAAGGAGGCTCGACACTGCCATCATACCGAGAGGAATGCCGACCCCGACCACCGCGAGTGCGCCGATCGCTATCCATGGATTGCTCATACCGTTATCTCCTATCGTTCGGCGGTTGGGAACGCACCCATATAAGGGTTGATTCTTGCGTTCTCCCCGAAAAAACAGTACTCAGCAACCCGTGTCGAGAGGTGGCTTACTCAGCGTCGCGAGCCGCCATGAACGCCGGAGTTCCCTGCTCGTGCAGTTTTCGAGAGACGGCGGCCACATCGGTCTGTAAATTGTCGTGGTACTCGACAAGTTTTTCTTCCAACTTCGGCGACGACCGGGCGAGCAGCTGGGCCGCAGACAGTCCGGCGTTGAACGATTTCCCGGCATCGACCGCGACGATGGGTGCGCCCGTTGGCATCCCAATCACCGAATCGACGGACTTCTCTTGGACGGGGACGCCAATCACCGGAATCGGATAGGCGAGCGAGGCAGTCATGTTCGGCAGGTCGGCCGACTTCCCGCCAGCCCCGGCGATAATCACGTCAAGGCCGCGCTCGCGTGCGGTCTGGGCATACGCGTACATCAATTCGGGCGTCCGGTGGGCAGAAATCACGTACGTTTCGAAGGTAAACTCCGCCTCCGGGGGGTTCTCGTAGTCGGTGACTTCTTCGAATCCGAGGCCCGTGAGCGCCTCGTGCGCACCGGCCATCACGTCTAAGTCGGAGTCGGAGCCCATGATGATGCCCACGTCGGGCGTGTGTGCTTGGTCGCTCGCTGCTTCGCGTTCGAACTGGTCGATGAGGTCTTGGATTGCGTCAACGGTCATTTCGTGAAGGTGAGGGTGTCGCGGATGGTTCTGATGTGGTCTAAGAGGTCGTCTCCGGCTTCGGAGTCGTCGCCAATCACGGTGAGATGCCCCATCTTTCGGAGTGGGCGAACTTCGCGTTTCCCGTACCAGTGGAGGCTGACGCCGGGTTCTGCGAGTGCGGTCTCGACACCCGATAGCTCGGCGGGTTCCGGTTCGGCAACATCACCGAGGATGTTCGCAGAGACGGTCGGACAGCGAAGTTCGGTCGAGCCAAGCGGGAGGCCGAGGACGGCACGAGCGTGCTGCTCGAACTGCGAGGTCACTGCGCCCTCGATGGTCCAGTGCCCGGAGTTGTGCGGGCGCGGGGCGATTTCATTTACGAGAATCTCGCCGTCTGCAGTTTCGAACAGTTCGATGCCGTACACGCCGCGCCCTTCGAGGATTTCGAGGACGGATTCGGCTACGTCGTGGGCGCGCTCCAGTACGGCATCGGGGGCACGTGCAGGCACGACGGTTTCACGAAGAATCTCCTCCTCGTGGACGTTCTCGCCTGCGGTGTAGGTCGCCACCTCGCCGTTGCCTTTCACGGCAATCACCGAAATCTCGCGGACGAATTCGACCATCTCCTCGACCAGCGCGTCGCCGCCGACGTCAGCGAGCGCTTCCTCTGCGTGGTCGGGCGATTCGACGGGCAAGTTTCCACGGCCATCGTAGCCGCCCTGCCGGGCTTTCACCATCGCGGGGTAGCCAAACTCCGCACAGGCCTCACGGAGTTCGTCTGCGTCAGCGACGGCTTTAAATGGAGGCACGGGAACACCGTGCTCTGCGAGGCGGGTGTTCTGGACGAACTTGTCCTGAATCATGCGCAGCGTGTCCGGCGTCGGGTGCACGGCGATGTCAAACTCCTCGCGCACGTCGTCTAACACGTCCGGGTCTGCGAGTTCGATTTCGAAGGTCAACACGTCCGCGCGGCGGGCGAGTTCGCGCACCGCTTCGGGGTCGTCAAAGTCGCCGACGAGCGTGTCACGGACGGTCGGTGCTGCCGGGGGGTCTGGGGTTGGGTCTGAGACGATGACCTCAATGCCGAGTGGGGCCGCTGCCTCACCGATCATGCGCCCGAGTTGCCCACCGCCGACGATGCCGAGCGTCGGGCCGGGTGACGTGAGTTTCATCAGTTATCCGGCGTTTTCGATGCAGGTAGAATAAGCGTTGCCACCTCGGCCTGCGTGACGAGGTGAGGCATCCGCCCGAGGCTCGCGCGCACCGTGAGTGGCTATTCGAGATACGATTCGTCGATGAAGATGACGATGGTGTCGGCCCAGAGGCGGAACTCGTGTTCGTGGGCGGTGTAGCCGTCGAGGTGTGGTTCGAGCTCTTCGCGGTCCCACTCGTAGGCGATGACGACGGGTGGCATGTCCTCTATTTCACCGGGTTCCGTGCCGGGTTCCGTACTCGTCACCTCAGCGCCGTCGGCTTCGAGATACCACGGCAGGGGCAGGCGGGTGTGCCACGCCGGGCCGCCGGGTGGCGCATAGAGCGTACTCGACTCGTTTTCGACGTAGAAGCGCGTCTCGGTGCTCCCTGACGGCCGCGTCCCGTAAAACAGCACGTCAGCGCCCTCCTCGTGGTTGTCTGCGACGACCGCGATTTTGTCGAGACTCTCGCGGAGGTCGTTGTGTGGTTGTGCCCACTGGAGGAGCTCTTTGTTCTCCTCGCTCGCCGAGTTGATGTAGGCCACGTCAACGGCCGTTCCGACGCTGAACCCGGCGACGAAGAGGATGATGACCGCGGTCATCGCAACGCTCACGGTGTCTTCGTCCTCGAAAGCTTCCTGTCCCCAGCGGATGATGAGCGAGACGCCAACCGCGGCAGGAATGGCGAGCGGAACAATCGCGTTTATCGTCGCCCACGGAGCCATGATGTCCGTCACGATGGGGTAGCCAAGCACCGAGACGAACCCCCAGTACGCGCCGAGCGCGACGACGTCTCGGGGGCCGCCTTTCGAATAGCGGTCTGCGACGAAGCCAACGATGGCGAAGGCGACGAGCGGTCCGGCACCGTAGAGGAGCGTCTCTGCAAAGTCACCGAGATACGGGAGATAGGCGTGTTCTTGATGGCCACCGGCAATCCAGAGGCCGTAGAATTCTTGCCACGAGCCGACCGTCGCCCGTTCGACGACCGCCGGGAGC encodes:
- a CDS encoding NADH-quinone oxidoreductase subunit D, with the protein product MSLEEPTPDVGELPGGDVDYDALEALLGEKVLRREEHLNATAFVVRPDAVEETLQTLRVEAGFDHCSCVTAQEYEDRFESIYHLRKYDAPMQEVGVVVPTARDNPVSQSGSKAFRTIDWHEREAYDLVGINYENHPDMRRILLPETWQGHPLGLDYNQEKPQIVTLDKHKNPLEPDNADGESDTMFLNIGPHHPATHGVLHLKTVLDGEQVADVEPDIGYLHRCEEQLCQNGTYRHQIMPYPDRWDYISAGLLNEWAYARAAEDLADLDVPEYAQVIRTMSAELCRIASHMLALGTFALDVYGDFTAIFQYAFRDREIVQNILEDLTGQRLMFNYFRLGGVAWDLPEPREEFLDKIRDFLDELPEKVEEYHDLLTSNEIFQLRCVNTGVLEPEVAKQYGVTGPVARGSGIDYDLRRDDPYGYYDKLDWDVVTMDGCDNYARVLVRMGEVEQSARIIDQCVELLADWPEDDREIQSNVPRTLRPEEDAEIYRTVEGAKGELGIYIRSDGTDKPARFKIRSPCFSNLQALPEMSNGEYIPDLIATLGSLDIVLGEVDR
- a CDS encoding NADH-quinone oxidoreductase subunit B, with the protein product MSNQPQNTATGTEMQTTQEARMGDGVDARFNSTLREAFGSTPFILTKFDKFMNWVRGSSMFMLQFGIACCSIEMMHTYAIKHDLDRFGAGVPRASPRQADVIIVPGTIVSKFAPRMKRVYDQMPEPKFVVGMGSCTISGGPFQDGYNVIKGAEEVIPVDIHVPGCPPRPEALIYGIAKLQERIANGETSPVTVKPYELEQFGDLERDEIVDKLSEQIDEDQLVMRYNWADSP
- a CDS encoding NADH-quinone oxidoreductase subunit A — protein: MSNPWIAIGALAVVGVGIPLGMMAVSSLLRPSVPEQGKRAVYESGEIPTGNTRIRFNIQYYMVALLFVVFDIETVLIFPWTVIYRDAVANAGLAKALAPMLVFIGVLVVGLAWAWRKGAVQWVKSPRAEQSRVDH
- the purE gene encoding 5-(carboxyamino)imidazole ribonucleotide mutase, with translation MTVDAIQDLIDQFEREAASDQAHTPDVGIIMGSDSDLDVMAGAHEALTGLGFEEVTDYENPPEAEFTFETYVISAHRTPELMYAYAQTARERGLDVIIAGAGGKSADLPNMTASLAYPIPVIGVPVQEKSVDSVIGMPTGAPIVAVDAGKSFNAGLSAAQLLARSSPKLEEKLVEYHDNLQTDVAAVSRKLHEQGTPAFMAARDAE
- the purK gene encoding 5-(carboxyamino)imidazole ribonucleotide synthase, giving the protein MKLTSPGPTLGIVGGGQLGRMIGEAAAPLGIEVIVSDPTPDPPAAPTVRDTLVGDFDDPEAVRELARRADVLTFEIELADPDVLDDVREEFDIAVHPTPDTLRMIQDKFVQNTRLAEHGVPVPPFKAVADADELREACAEFGYPAMVKARQGGYDGRGNLPVESPDHAEEALADVGGDALVEEMVEFVREISVIAVKGNGEVATYTAGENVHEEEILRETVVPARAPDAVLERAHDVAESVLEILEGRGVYGIELFETADGEILVNEIAPRPHNSGHWTIEGAVTSQFEQHARAVLGLPLGSTELRCPTVSANILGDVAEPEPAELSGVETALAEPGVSLHWYGKREVRPLRKMGHLTVIGDDSEAGDDLLDHIRTIRDTLTFTK
- a CDS encoding flippase activity-associated protein Agl23 encodes the protein MATVDDTRSRSDGRQRLLLAVVAIAAVALIARLIFLGDRVAHWDEGRVAYWTLRYAETGVWEYRPIVHGPFLFHVNKYMFALLGPSDFSMRLIVALVGGILPLSAWNFREHLRDLEVAVLAGLLALNPLLLYYSRFMRNDLLVAAFMFIALGFFVRAYDTGRHRYFYVGVFAFALGFTTKESAILYPVCWAGAAVLLLDHRLFRARDRLPHSWKQELVDHGFWLRDVLRAWAIPLAVGLLEFFVIIVVFYAPRVGGTGVGFDTMLSNPALLPAVVERATVGSWQEFYGLWIAGGHQEHAYLPYLGDFAETLLYGAGPLVAFAIVGFVADRYSKGGPRDVVALGAYWGFVSVLGYPIVTDIMAPWATINAIVPLAIPAAVGVSLIIRWGQEAFEDEDTVSVAMTAVIILFVAGFSVGTAVDVAYINSASEENKELLQWAQPHNDLRESLDKIAVVADNHEEGADVLFYGTRPSGSTETRFYVENESSTLYAPPGGPAWHTRLPLPWYLEADGAEVTSTEPGTEPGEIEDMPPVVIAYEWDREELEPHLDGYTAHEHEFRLWADTIVIFIDESYLE